One genomic segment of Sebastes fasciatus isolate fSebFas1 chromosome 17, fSebFas1.pri, whole genome shotgun sequence includes these proteins:
- the LOC141753926 gene encoding G1/S-specific cyclin-E2-like isoform X2 encodes MSRRSVRLQKRCGNAPEQRCKQSNRNKNPPLSTLQCEKNQLVLEGVAAKPCILIETSEKGVWVDSDTLLTSANSLVRPSPLPHLGWGSPEDVWVKMVGREQNYRHSKGFVQKHPTILPRMRSVLLDWLIEVSEAYSLHRQTFYLAQDYFDRFMLTQNNIQKDTLQLVGITCLFIASKMEENCPPKLSQMAYITADTYYEEEILQMELIVLKALRWNLCPETAVSWLKLYFQMASMEADSDLLEPQFPQDAYVQMTRLLDLCVLNINSLDFEYRVLAASVLSHFIQQETAQKVSGLSTDAIQLCANWMAPFVETVGCSSRVALRDFAGIKQEDRHNIQTHTHYMTMLDHSQKDVTSQFLTPPNSTEKTSTH; translated from the exons ATGTCTAGACGAAG TGTTCGCCTGCAGAAAAGATGTGGAAATGCTCCAGAGCAGAGATGCAAG CAAAGCAACAGAAACAAGAATCCGCCCCTGTCAACGCTGCAGTGTGAGAAG aACCAGCTGGTGCTTGAAGGTGTCGCCGCCAAGCCTTGTATTCTCATCGAGACCTCTGAGAAGGGAGTCTGGGTCGACAGTGACACACTTCTCACTTCCGCAAATTCCTTGGTTCGGCCGTCGCCTCTGCCTCATCTTGG GTGGGGATCTCCTGAAGATGTGTGGGTGAAGATGGTCGGCAGGGAGCAGAATTACAGACACAGCAAGGGCTTTGTGCAGAAACACCCCACAATACTACCCCGAATGAGATCAGTGCTCCTCGACTGGTTGATTGAG GTGAGCGAGGCCTATAGTCTCCACCGGCAGACGTTCTACCTGGCACAGGACTACTTTGACCGGTTCATGTTGACGCAGAACAACATTCAAAAGGACACGCTGCAGCTCGTTGGGATCACCTGTCTTTTTATAGCGTCAAAGATGGAG GAAAACTGTCCTCCGAAGCTCTCCCAGATGGCCTATATTACTGCAGACACCTACTACGAAGAAGAGATCCTTCAGATGGAGTTAATCGTTTTGAAG GCGTTGAGGTGGAACCTTTGTCCTGAAACAGCCGTCTCTTGGTTGAAGCTTTACTTCCAGATGGCATCGATGGAAGCCGACTCCGACCTGCTGGAGCCGCAGTTTCCACAGGATGCttacgtacaaatgacacgt CTTTTAGATCTGTGTGTCCTCAACATAAACTCGCTGGACTTTGAGTATCGAGTGTTGGCAGCCTCCGTCCTGAGCCATTTCATTCAACAGGAAACGGCTCAGAAAGTTTCAG GTCTGTCGACAGACGCCATCCAGCTGTGTGCTAACTGGATGGCCCCCTTCGTGGAGACGGTGGGCTGCTCCAGCAGAGTGGCTCTGAGGGATTTTGCCGGAATCAAGCAAGAGGACAGACACAACATCCAGACGCACACGCACTACATGACCATGCTG
- the LOC141753926 gene encoding G1/S-specific cyclin-E2-like isoform X1, whose protein sequence is MLQSKQQTEAATTMSRRSVRLQKRCGNAPEQRCKQSNRNKNPPLSTLQCEKNQLVLEGVAAKPCILIETSEKGVWVDSDTLLTSANSLVRPSPLPHLGWGSPEDVWVKMVGREQNYRHSKGFVQKHPTILPRMRSVLLDWLIEVSEAYSLHRQTFYLAQDYFDRFMLTQNNIQKDTLQLVGITCLFIASKMEENCPPKLSQMAYITADTYYEEEILQMELIVLKALRWNLCPETAVSWLKLYFQMASMEADSDLLEPQFPQDAYVQMTRLLDLCVLNINSLDFEYRVLAASVLSHFIQQETAQKVSGLSTDAIQLCANWMAPFVETVGCSSRVALRDFAGIKQEDRHNIQTHTHYMTMLDHSQKDVTSQFLTPPNSTEKTSTH, encoded by the exons ATGCTTCAATCAAAGCAGCAG ACAGAAGCAGCCACCACCATGTCTAGACGAAG TGTTCGCCTGCAGAAAAGATGTGGAAATGCTCCAGAGCAGAGATGCAAG CAAAGCAACAGAAACAAGAATCCGCCCCTGTCAACGCTGCAGTGTGAGAAG aACCAGCTGGTGCTTGAAGGTGTCGCCGCCAAGCCTTGTATTCTCATCGAGACCTCTGAGAAGGGAGTCTGGGTCGACAGTGACACACTTCTCACTTCCGCAAATTCCTTGGTTCGGCCGTCGCCTCTGCCTCATCTTGG GTGGGGATCTCCTGAAGATGTGTGGGTGAAGATGGTCGGCAGGGAGCAGAATTACAGACACAGCAAGGGCTTTGTGCAGAAACACCCCACAATACTACCCCGAATGAGATCAGTGCTCCTCGACTGGTTGATTGAG GTGAGCGAGGCCTATAGTCTCCACCGGCAGACGTTCTACCTGGCACAGGACTACTTTGACCGGTTCATGTTGACGCAGAACAACATTCAAAAGGACACGCTGCAGCTCGTTGGGATCACCTGTCTTTTTATAGCGTCAAAGATGGAG GAAAACTGTCCTCCGAAGCTCTCCCAGATGGCCTATATTACTGCAGACACCTACTACGAAGAAGAGATCCTTCAGATGGAGTTAATCGTTTTGAAG GCGTTGAGGTGGAACCTTTGTCCTGAAACAGCCGTCTCTTGGTTGAAGCTTTACTTCCAGATGGCATCGATGGAAGCCGACTCCGACCTGCTGGAGCCGCAGTTTCCACAGGATGCttacgtacaaatgacacgt CTTTTAGATCTGTGTGTCCTCAACATAAACTCGCTGGACTTTGAGTATCGAGTGTTGGCAGCCTCCGTCCTGAGCCATTTCATTCAACAGGAAACGGCTCAGAAAGTTTCAG GTCTGTCGACAGACGCCATCCAGCTGTGTGCTAACTGGATGGCCCCCTTCGTGGAGACGGTGGGCTGCTCCAGCAGAGTGGCTCTGAGGGATTTTGCCGGAATCAAGCAAGAGGACAGACACAACATCCAGACGCACACGCACTACATGACCATGCTG
- the LOC141754942 gene encoding T-cell differentiation antigen CD6-like isoform X2, which produces MKLVKCILIVQLSCLCQALQNPSTQTDPTDVQVTAEGNNTRGIIQEEFNSDPYVHKLTGKCSFTLRMRENRSSDVVALPADSIDTLAEQMCRDLDCGSVYHVNKSSSPTSATCYHDCLYRDGRLQNCSQSVGGNCTVIAEAVCGHQAVRLAASSDRCAGRVELWRDGRWGTVCDDRWDLRDADVVCAQLGCGYALRVTGQGGSYPPGRAGPVHLDELNCTGREENLWACPAAQDEPDCGHKEDAGVVCSEMKAVRLTGGLDRCSGKVEVHRNGSWGAVCDNCWNKDMASMVCSMLQCGEPLKFSQFLPPLALNNGTQWFYQCSSNMQNLWQCMEFVNKPHLCMSAKASGVICNGSLGFPSATTTTIPNVTVMTDWTTGVTSDGCAKGFSLDSTLLLSIIALALLLLVVLITNSMLCCHYRRRHAYLLQQTRTNPRPPSEHHHNSYQDTVDLVKVTSNPLQTEDSQRYRADVNPLMRPSGLDSLFEEAPEPTEEVMGVFNGDPAEAQYARVSRITVDSFDTSSTSSGECYENTNNGYVKVTPEPGAGQSSVANDAFDPSRFTYSKDQLYPGQETNLQNSGDEDDGPLYSPVSPDQNSSSDDDYDDIDTA; this is translated from the exons ATGAAGCTggtgaaatgcattttaattgTCCAACTGAGCTGTCTTTGTCAAG CTTTACAAAACCCATCCACTCAAACGGACCCAACTGATGTCCAAGTGACAGCAGAGGGAAATAATACAAGAGGGATAATACAAGAGGAATTCAATA GTGACCCTTACGTTCACAAACTCACTGGTAAATGCAGCTTCACGCTCAGGATGCGTGAAAACAGGAGCAGTGATGTGGTGGCATTACCAGCAGACTCTATAGATACGTTGGCTGAACAGATGTGTCGGGATCTCGACTGTGGAAGCGTCTATCATGTGAATAAAAGTAGCTCACCTACCAGTGCCACCTGCTACCACGACTGTTTGTACCGAGACGGTCGTTTGCAGAACTGTTCACAGAGTGTGGGAGGCAACTGCACTGTGATCGCTGAAGCTGTTTGTG GCCACCAGGCTGTGCGGCTGGCAGCCAGCTCAGACCGCTGTGCTGGACGGGTGGAGCTGTGGAGAGATGGGAGGTGGGGCACCGTGTGTGACGACCGGTGGGACCTGCGGGACGCCGACGTGGTGTGCGCCCAGCTCGGCTGCGGTTACGCCCTCAGGGTGACGGGACAGGGTGGCTCCTACCCCCCGGGCAGAGCAGGACCCGTCCACCTGGACGAGCTGAACTGTACTGGCAGAGAGGAGAACCTGTGGGCCTGTCCGGCCGCTCAGGACGAGCCTGACTGCGGACACAAAGAGGACGCTGGAGTCGTGTGCTCAG agATGAAAGCAGTCAGACTGACTGGAGGTCTGGACCGTTGCTCTGGTAAAGTGGAGGTCCACCGTAATGGCAGCTGGGGTGCGGTGTGTGATAACTGCTGGAATAAAGACATGGCCTCCATGGTGTGCTCCATGCTGCAGTGTGGTGAACCGCTGAAATTCTCTCagtttcttcctcctctcgcCCTCAACAACGGGACACAGTGGTTTTACCAATGCAGTTCAAATATGCAGAATCTGTGGCAGTGCATGGAGTTCGTCAACAAACCACATCTGTGCATGTCCGCTAAAGCATCCGGCGTCATCTGTAATG GTTCCCTGGGGTTTCCTtcagccaccaccaccaccatacCTAATGTAACCGTAATGACCGACTGGACGACCG GTGTAACCTCAGACGGTTGTGCTAAAGGATTCTCGTTAGATTCTACACTGCTTCTCAGCATCATCGCTCTGGCTCTTCTCCTCCTCGTGGTTCTCATTACAAACTCGATGCTCTGCTGCCATTACAGGAGAAGACACG CGTACTTGCTCCAGCAGACTCGCACCAACCCACGACCTCCCTCTGAACATCATCACAACAGCTACCAAGACACTGTCGACCTCGTCAAGGTCACTTCCAACCCACTGCAGACAGAAG ATTCTCAGAGGTACAGAGCAGACGTGAACCCTTTGATGAGGCCCTCAGGTCTCGACAGCCTCTTCGAGGAAG CCCCTGAACCCACAGAGGAAGTGATGGGAGTCTTTAATGGCGACCCCGCAGAGGCTCAATATGCCAGAGTGTCAAGGATCACAGTGGACTCATTTGATACCTCCAGTACCTCCTCCGGGGAATGCtacgaaaacacaaacaacggctATGTCAAGGTCACTCCCG AGCCAGGAGCAGGCCAGTCATCTGTTGCCAACGATGCTTTTGACCCTTCGAGGTTCACCTACAGCAAAGATCAACTTTACCCCGGACAAGAAACCAACCTGCAGAATTCAG GTGATGAAGATGACGGCCCCCTCTACTCTCCTGTGAGCCCCGACCAAAACTCTTCATCTGACGATGACTACGATGACATCGACACAGCATAG
- the LOC141754942 gene encoding T-cell differentiation antigen CD6-like isoform X1 yields the protein MKLVKCILIVQLSCLCQALQNPSTQTDPTDVQVTAEGNNTRGIIQEEFNSDPYVHKLTGKCSFTLRMRENRSSDVVALPADSIDTLAEQMCRDLDCGSVYHVNKSSSPTSATCYHDCLYRDGRLQNCSQSVGGNCTVIAEAVCGHQAVRLAASSDRCAGRVELWRDGRWGTVCDDRWDLRDADVVCAQLGCGYALRVTGQGGSYPPGRAGPVHLDELNCTGREENLWACPAAQDEPDCGHKEDAGVVCSEMKAVRLTGGLDRCSGKVEVHRNGSWGAVCDNCWNKDMASMVCSMLQCGEPLKFSQFLPPLALNNGTQWFYQCSSNMQNLWQCMEFVNKPHLCMSAKASGVICNGSLGFPSATTTTIPNVTVMTDWTTGVTSDGCAKGFSLDSTLLLSIIALALLLLVVLITNSMLCCHYRRRHAYLLQQTRTNPRPPSEHHHNSYQDTVDLVKVTSNPLQTEVPSNPRYLWTQLSSVDSTSVDTDYEQYEPNNDPSVPLSTFRNSQRYRADVNPLMRPSGLDSLFEEAPEPTEEVMGVFNGDPAEAQYARVSRITVDSFDTSSTSSGECYENTNNGYVKVTPEPGAGQSSVANDAFDPSRFTYSKDQLYPGQETNLQNSGDEDDGPLYSPVSPDQNSSSDDDYDDIDTA from the exons ATGAAGCTggtgaaatgcattttaattgTCCAACTGAGCTGTCTTTGTCAAG CTTTACAAAACCCATCCACTCAAACGGACCCAACTGATGTCCAAGTGACAGCAGAGGGAAATAATACAAGAGGGATAATACAAGAGGAATTCAATA GTGACCCTTACGTTCACAAACTCACTGGTAAATGCAGCTTCACGCTCAGGATGCGTGAAAACAGGAGCAGTGATGTGGTGGCATTACCAGCAGACTCTATAGATACGTTGGCTGAACAGATGTGTCGGGATCTCGACTGTGGAAGCGTCTATCATGTGAATAAAAGTAGCTCACCTACCAGTGCCACCTGCTACCACGACTGTTTGTACCGAGACGGTCGTTTGCAGAACTGTTCACAGAGTGTGGGAGGCAACTGCACTGTGATCGCTGAAGCTGTTTGTG GCCACCAGGCTGTGCGGCTGGCAGCCAGCTCAGACCGCTGTGCTGGACGGGTGGAGCTGTGGAGAGATGGGAGGTGGGGCACCGTGTGTGACGACCGGTGGGACCTGCGGGACGCCGACGTGGTGTGCGCCCAGCTCGGCTGCGGTTACGCCCTCAGGGTGACGGGACAGGGTGGCTCCTACCCCCCGGGCAGAGCAGGACCCGTCCACCTGGACGAGCTGAACTGTACTGGCAGAGAGGAGAACCTGTGGGCCTGTCCGGCCGCTCAGGACGAGCCTGACTGCGGACACAAAGAGGACGCTGGAGTCGTGTGCTCAG agATGAAAGCAGTCAGACTGACTGGAGGTCTGGACCGTTGCTCTGGTAAAGTGGAGGTCCACCGTAATGGCAGCTGGGGTGCGGTGTGTGATAACTGCTGGAATAAAGACATGGCCTCCATGGTGTGCTCCATGCTGCAGTGTGGTGAACCGCTGAAATTCTCTCagtttcttcctcctctcgcCCTCAACAACGGGACACAGTGGTTTTACCAATGCAGTTCAAATATGCAGAATCTGTGGCAGTGCATGGAGTTCGTCAACAAACCACATCTGTGCATGTCCGCTAAAGCATCCGGCGTCATCTGTAATG GTTCCCTGGGGTTTCCTtcagccaccaccaccaccatacCTAATGTAACCGTAATGACCGACTGGACGACCG GTGTAACCTCAGACGGTTGTGCTAAAGGATTCTCGTTAGATTCTACACTGCTTCTCAGCATCATCGCTCTGGCTCTTCTCCTCCTCGTGGTTCTCATTACAAACTCGATGCTCTGCTGCCATTACAGGAGAAGACACG CGTACTTGCTCCAGCAGACTCGCACCAACCCACGACCTCCCTCTGAACATCATCACAACAGCTACCAAGACACTGTCGACCTCGTCAAGGTCACTTCCAACCCACTGCAGACAGAAG TCCCCTCCAATCCCAGGTATCTTTGGACCCAGCTTAGTAGTGTTGACAGCACGTCAGTAGATACAGACTATGAGCAGTATGAGCCAAACAATGACCCGTCTGTCCCTTTATCAACCTTTCGGA ATTCTCAGAGGTACAGAGCAGACGTGAACCCTTTGATGAGGCCCTCAGGTCTCGACAGCCTCTTCGAGGAAG CCCCTGAACCCACAGAGGAAGTGATGGGAGTCTTTAATGGCGACCCCGCAGAGGCTCAATATGCCAGAGTGTCAAGGATCACAGTGGACTCATTTGATACCTCCAGTACCTCCTCCGGGGAATGCtacgaaaacacaaacaacggctATGTCAAGGTCACTCCCG AGCCAGGAGCAGGCCAGTCATCTGTTGCCAACGATGCTTTTGACCCTTCGAGGTTCACCTACAGCAAAGATCAACTTTACCCCGGACAAGAAACCAACCTGCAGAATTCAG GTGATGAAGATGACGGCCCCCTCTACTCTCCTGTGAGCCCCGACCAAAACTCTTCATCTGACGATGACTACGATGACATCGACACAGCATAG